In a genomic window of Alcanivorax sp.:
- a CDS encoding low molecular weight protein-tyrosine-phosphatase: protein MFERVLIVCDGNICRSPTVAAMLHELKPGKTVSSAGLVGLVGNEMEPTAQAVAEENGLECGPHTARKLDSELCRDSDLILVMESRQKERLSRAFPEASGKTFLLSHWNGGHDIPDPYKRGRDAFERIYPMMREATKAWAAKL from the coding sequence ATGTTTGAACGAGTGCTCATCGTCTGCGACGGCAATATCTGCCGTAGTCCCACGGTGGCGGCCATGTTGCATGAATTGAAGCCAGGCAAAACCGTATCGTCGGCCGGCCTGGTGGGCCTGGTCGGCAATGAGATGGAACCCACCGCCCAGGCGGTAGCAGAAGAAAATGGCCTGGAGTGCGGACCCCATACCGCCCGCAAACTGGATAGCGAACTTTGCCGCGACAGCGACCTGATTCTGGTCATGGAAAGCCGGCAGAAAGAACGGCTCAGCCGGGCCTTCCCGGAAGCCAGTGGCAAAACCTTCCTGCTCAGCCACTGGAACGGCGGCCACGACATCCCCGACCCCTACAAAAGAGGCCGGGACGCCTTCGAGCGGATCTACCCGATGATGCGGGAAGCCACCAAGGCCTGGGCCGCAAAACTGTAA